In Poecilia reticulata strain Guanapo linkage group LG1, Guppy_female_1.0+MT, whole genome shotgun sequence, one genomic interval encodes:
- the lg1h4orf54 gene encoding uncharacterized protein lg1h4orf54, with translation MEAAEKTLTYRDDTGLHSNKLLKHVKKKEDGKDQHTETKSEESNYVDLDMRPDGPKTVKVTFTGEGNQLSVIKSDSSKQEESKTSSTESPLETLTKLPTADPDSGSEKQTELDSSECSDSGELRYTDMCLNGKSDAELSESHYITTHEIQLTELDHDVDYDLGRGTRWEFEDGNLVYAFVDYASFESDDIQEGTLIVERGRSQPKAQSNLSGAAVSTEQEESDLCASSDESLCRTQSGGDPSAGKIHLSIKTSSRAVNDPAGVFDNSAQWRAKHLGDGSHYSFVNPGARAGPLCDRGQYFIPAPGRQHLATKLRRKDINEYSSGASSSFSELDDADKEVRNLTAKSFRSLACPYFDAINLSTSSESSVSEYGLNKWSAYVDWNYGNITHNTSSATLEMNKTVQDSKRNNRCKTGMNDQQTRICALNKRITSQQTTSSGRTLQMQEQSAQQGVTLNFHCNVESRTPRGPKCFQKDRPNEMLARSGCEMQYRRTESSGDTHKRAIFASSLLKNVISKKMQFEQERKMERGEISDTYPSGSPCVHFRDLEGVKERSESRGLQGQTSELGNSVNSPEDHRSRSSSCGPAEETQGDRKAADSSGEHQETPQKPQSGKEAEAAREGLDSSSVLTKLLFVPNCQLLSKDGNLAEDLTPNTPGTGAKTCEKDLQKSDDKNAESKEKHERVGKAPEIKICLRNVKENKGCTLNIANLLTPKISNSINKYRAADNGRCHILSSGDKAPSFTVRDIRDTKCKFQTPIYHVRDVRKLVKSSYRFVSLNRSDRRCSTVAEEKTKVDPEKPSSIVIKCNSVKTNIKPETDDTTRAQVEVGTMPDTSCRVPTLTARQGNSDHPEAHQNLEAKLEKQRQDRFTGETNERRNDPAMPKQDALEKLKAAVKTMEQLYVFDRNEWKRKTQASRPVADSHVLPRLTVQGQAAADEQEVKNSGRTPQSLTDGKEVQKSQGARRSLNIIHVPYNHDTFKTQSQQSKIFTNKSVLHFANKKHSSLIEQDSALQASSVVRSSKTSAIKPASVKLVEQDKAKSSFTDPTTTRGFLDSENYLTMPGIGCMNETKLLSQKGDIKVPEQNMSHVIMDCPSATIYHLPTAATSPQNQQQVLRFSPSINMSPTPPGGEMVPQTQRKMLLDPTTGHYYLVDTPILATTKRLFDPETGQYVDVPVPHSPIASVTPVPFSLPPLALAPTYVVYPGFISPTLAAQAVVPQSPCHSEDAAGERIKSNPMSPGTEKAYYSATAEAQQGPLHLPLSLGHVSTKGGPGSSDKKALISITTQQGPRIIAPPSFDGKTMSFVVEHR, from the coding sequence ATGGAAGCAGCGGAGAAAACTCTCACTTACCGAGATGACACCGGACTTCACAGCAACAAGCTgctcaaacatgttaaaaagaaGGAGGACGGCAAGGACCAGCACACGGAGACAAAAAGCGAAGAGTCCAATTATGTGGATCTGGACATGAGACCCGACGGGCCGAAGACGGTGAAAGTGACTTTCACCGGAGAGGGGAACCAGCTGTCTGTGATCAAATCGGACAGCTCGAAGCAGGAGGAGAGCAAAACCTCCTCTACCGAGTCCCCGCTGGAAACCCTGACCAAACTCCCCACCGCGGACCCGGACTCAGGGAGCGAGAAGCAGACTGAGTTGGACTCCAGCGAGTGCAGCGACAGCGGCGAGCTGCGCTACACCGACATGTGTCTGAACGGCAAGAGCGACGCCGAGCTGTCCGAGTCCCACTACATCACCACGCACGAGATCCAGCTCACCGAGCTCGACCACGACGTGGACTACGACCTTGGCCGCGGGACCCGCTGGGAATTTGAGGACGGCAACCTGGTCTACGCCTTTGTGGATTACGCCTCTTTCGAGAGCGACGACATCCAGGAGGGCACCCTGATCGTGGAGCGCGGCCGGAGCCAGCCGAAGGCGCAGTCTAATCTTAGCGGAGCGGCTGTCAGCACCGAGCAGGAGGAGAGTGATCTGTGCGCCAGTTCGGATGAGAGCCTGTGCAGAACCCAGAGCGGCGGTGACCCGTCTGCGGGGAAGATCCACCTGTCGATTAAAACCTCCTCCAGGGCTGTGAACGACCCCGCAGGCGTGTTTGACAATAGCGCGCAGTGGCGCGCCAAACACCTTGGAGATGGGAGCCATTACTCCTTTGTGAACCCTGGCGCCAGAGCGGGGCCCCTGTGCGATAGGGGTCAATATTTCATCCCGGCTCCGGGCCGTCAACACCTTGCAACCAAACTGAGACGGAAAGATATTAATGAGTATTCCAGCGGAGCGTCCAGCTCTTTTAGTGAGCTGGACGACGCTGATAAAGAGGTGCGTAACCTAACCGCCAAGTCTTTCCGAAGCCTGGCATGTCCATACTTTGATGCCATCAATCTTAGCACTTCCAGTGAGTCATCCGTGTCAGAATATGGCCTGAATAAGTGGTCAGCTTATGTGGACTGGAATTATGGAAATATTACACACAACACCTCCAGTGCAACACTGGAAATGAATAAGACTGTGCAGGACAGCAAGAGGAACAACAGATGCAAAACTGGCATGAACGATCAACAGACAAGAATCTGCGCCCTGAACAAGAGAATTACTTCACAGCAGACAACGTCTTCAGGCAGAACGCTTCAAATGCAGGAACAGTCAGCACAGCAAGGGGTCACACTAAATTTTCACTGTAATGTTGAATCCAGAACTCCCCGGGGCCCAAAGTGCTTCCAAAAGGATCGACCCAATGAAATGTTGGCCAGATCGGGGTGTGAGATGCAGTATCGTCGCACAGAGAGCTCGGGGGACACACACAAGAGGGCTATTTTTGCCTCGAGTCTGCTGAAAAATGTCATTTccaaaaaaatgcagtttgaacAGGAACGCAAAATGGAGAGGGGAGAAATATCAGACACTTACCCCTCAGGCTCCCCCTGCGTTCACTTTAGAGATCTGGAGGGCGTGAAGGAGAGGAGCGAGAGCAGAGGCTTGCAGGGACAGACCTCAGAATTAGGAAACTCCGTGAACTCGCCTGAAGATCACAGATCCAGATCCAGTTCCTGTGGGCCTGCAGAGGAGACACAGGGTGACAGAAAGGCTGCCGATTCTTCAGGAGAGCATCAGGAAACACCACAGAAGCCGCAGTCCGGGAAGGAGGCAGAGGCAGCAAGAGAAGGACTGGACTCCAGCAGCGTTCTGACGAAGCTTCTGTTTGTTCCAAACTGCCAGCTTCTTTCAAAAGACGGAAACCTGGCAGAGGATTTAACCCCCAACACACCCGGCACAGGTGCAAAGACATGCGAGAAAGACCTGCAAAAGTCGGatgataaaaatgcagaaagtaaagaaaaacatgagaggGTGGGAAAAGCACCCGAGATCAAAATCTGCCTGAGAAAcgtgaaagaaaacaaaggctGCACTCTGAATATTGCAAATCTCCTAACACCCAAAATCAGTAACAGCATCAACAAATACAGGGCAGCGGACAATGGCAGGTGTCATATTTTATCCTCAGGAGACAAGGCTCCGAGTTTCACCGTCAGAGACATCAGGGACACAAAGTGCAAATTTCAGACACCAATATATCACGTCAGGGATGTGCGTAAGCTAGTGAAAAGCTCGTATCGTTTTGTCTCTTTGAACAGAAGTGACCGGAGATGTTCCACGGTGGCCGAGGAGAAAACCAAAGTGGATCCAGAAAAACCATCCTCCATTGTGATCAAATGCAACtctgttaaaacaaacattaaaccagAGACAGACGACACAACACGGGCACAAGTGGAGGTAGGCACCATGCCTGACACCTCCTGTAGAGTTCCCACTCTTACGGCAAGACAAGGAAATTCCGATCACCCTGAGGCGCATCAAAATCTTGAGGCCAAACTGGAAAAACAGAGACAGGATAGGTTCACTGGGGAGACAAACGAAAGGAGAAATGACCCCGCAATGCCAAAACAGGATGCCCTAGAAAAGCTCAAGGCTGCAGTTAAAACCATGGAGCAGCTTTATGTTTTTGACAGGAATGAATGGAAGCGTAAAACCCAAGCCTCTCGCCCGGTCGCAGACAGCCACGTGCTGCCGCGCCTCACCGTTCAGGGTCAGGCAGCTGCAGATGAGCAGGAGGTGAAAAACAGTGGCAGGACACCTCAGTCTCTCACCGACGGCAAAGAAGTTCAGAAAAGCCAAGGAGCTAGAAGATCTCTGAATATCATCCATGTTCCATACAACcatgacacttttaaaacacaatcGCAGCAAAGTAAAATCTTCACCAACAAAAGCGTCCTGCATTTTGCCAAtaagaaacacagcagcttaATTGAGCAAGATTCTGCTTTGCAAGCGTCCTCTGTTGTGAGAAGCTCCAAAACGTCGGCGATTAAACCAGCGTCTGTAAAACTGGTGGAGCAGGACAAGGCCAAATCCAGTTTCACAGATCCCACCACTACAAGGGGTTTCCTGGACTCTGAGAATTACCTAACCATGCCAGGGATTGGCTGCATGAATGAAACCAAGCTGCTCAGTCAGAAGGGTGATATCAAGGTGCCAGAGCAAAACATGTCACATGTAATCATGGACTGTCCATCTGCAACTATCTACCATCTTCCAACAGCAGCGACAAGTCCTCAAAATCAGCAGCAGGTGTTACGCTTCTCCCCGTCCATCAATATGTCCCCAACACCCCCTGGAGGAGAAATGGTCCCTCAAACCCAACGCAAGATGCTCTTGGACCCCACAACTGGACATTATTACCTGGTGGACACTCCCATACTGGCCACCACCAAGAGACTTTTCGATCCAGAGACAGGCCAGTACGTGGATGTCCCCGTGCCTCACTCACCCATCGCGTCCGTCACACCCGTACCTTTTTCGCTACCCCCCCTAGCTCTCGCCCCCACCTACGTGGTCTACCCAGGCTTCATCTCTCCTACGTTGGCAGCCCAGGCGGTGGTGCCGCAGTCCCCCTGTCACTCAGAGGATGCAGCAGGAGAAAGAATCAAAAGTAATCCAATGAGCCCAGGTACAGAGAAGGCTTACTACAGCGCGACGGCAGAGGCTCAGCAGGGGCCGCTTCATCTGCCGCTGAGTTTGGGACACGTGTCCACTAAAGGAGGGCCTGGAAGCTCTGACAAAAAGGCACTTATCAGCATCACAACACAGCAGGGTCCAAGAATCATCGCTCCACCCTCGTTTGATGGGAAAACTATGAGCTTTGTGGTTGAGCATCGGTGA
- the LOC103466060 gene encoding leucine-rich repeat LGI family member 2: MAHAARWSAVVFLLLCFLGAAESRRIVKCPSGCTCSKETLICVGASQIPRTIPTEINSLSVVNGSVAEITEGMFALMPSLQLLLLNSNSLTAIKDDAFSGLSHLEYLFIERNKIDTITKNAFRGLRTLTHLSLANNKIRFLPRDLFFDLDSLLELDLRGNSFQCTCENKWLMMWLKNTNASVSDVFCAGPSDMKGKRLNDLPIPPGECISTDFVRHQSIPIQSMSADIFSFKEDIFVALAAPNSNSCVIMEWDHIEMNFRKFDNITGKSVVGCKSFLIENHVLVIITQLFGGSHIYKFDEQQNKFTKFQTIEVFNISKPNDMEVFQMDGNWYFLIVDSSKAGMSTLYKWTDLPDRNETGFHSYQFLHEWFRDTDAEIVEVDGKFYLVLASRSQSPVIYLWNKSTLKFILHSDIPNVDDVVSVKAFRVEGELFLALACYIGDSKVIKWVNKQFTEVQALPSRGAMILQPFTFADRHYLALGSDYSFTQIHLWDTETKTFHKFKDIYVQSPRSFTVVTTDRRSFIFSSSLKGKSMVFEHVFVDLSL, from the exons ATGGCACATGCTGCGCGTTGGTCAGcggttgtttttctgttgttgtgcTTTTTAGGAGCAGCGGAATCCAGAAGGATCGTTAAATGCCCTTCAGGATGCACCTGCTCCAAGGAGACTCTCATTTGCGTCGGGGCTTCCCAGATCCCCCGGACCATCCCGACGGAGATCAACTCACT AAGCGTAGTTAATGGATCCGTTGCGGAAATCACAGAGGGGATGTTTGCTCTCATGCCTTCCCTTCAGTTGCT GCTTCTCAACTCTAATTCTTTGACCGCAATCAAAGATGATGCCTTCTCTGGTCTGTCTCATCTAGAGTATTT ATTCATTGAACGAAACAAGATCGACACAATCACCAAAAATGCCTTCAGAGGTCTGCGAACCCTCACCCATCT CTCCCTGGCAAATAACAAGATACGGTTTCTGCCAAGAGATCTGTTCTTCGACTTGGATTCGTTGCTAGAGCT GGATCTGCGAGGCAACTCCTTCCAGTGCACTTGTGAGAACAAATGGCTGATgatgtggctgaaaaacacaaacgccTCCGTATCAGATGTCTTTTGCGCAGGCCCCAGTGACATGAAGGGCAAGCGGCTCAATGACCTCCCTATTCCACCGGGCGAGTGCATTTCTACAG ATTTTGTGCGTCATCAGTCTATTCCTATTCAGTCCATGTCGGcagacattttttcatttaaagaggACATCTTTGTGGCCTTGGCTGCCCCTAACTCCAACAGCTGTGTGATCATGGAGTGGGATCATATCGAAAtgaatttcagaaaatttgacAACATTACAG GAAAATCTGTTGTCGGATGTAAGTCCTTTCTGATAGAAAACCACGTCCTGGTAATAATCACTCAGCTCTTTGGAGGCTCCCACATTTACAAGTTTGATGAGCAGCAAAACAAGTTCACCAAGTTCCAAACCATTGAGGTCTTCAACATCTCAAAGCCGAATGACATGGAGGTCTTTCAGATGGACGGGAACTGGTATTTTCTGATTGTGGACAGTTCCAAGGCAGGCATGTCTACTCTTTACAAGTGGACTGACCTCCCAGACCGCAACGAGACCGGTTTCCATTCCTACCAGTTCCTCCATGAATGGTTTCGTGATACAGATGCTGAGATTGTTGAGGTGGATGGGAAGTTCTATCTAGTTTTAGCAAGCCGCTCCCAGTCACCTGTCATCTACCTGTGGAACAAAAGCACCCTTAAGTTCATCCTTCACAGTGACATCCCAAATGTTGACGATGTAGTATCAGTCAAAGCATTTCGAGTGGAGGGGGAACTGTTCTTGGCCCTGGCTTGCTACATCGGTGACTCCAAAGTCATTAAGTGGGTCAATAAGCAGTTTACTGAGGTGCAGGCACTTCCCTCTAGAGGAGCAATGATCCTCCAACCTTTTACCTTTGCAGATAGACATTACTTAGCTCTCGGCAGCGATTACTCTTTCACGCAGATACACCTGTGGGACACTGAGACGAAAACATTTCATAAGTTCAAGGATATTTACGTGCAGTCACCCCGTTCGTTTACTGTTGTGACCACTGATCGCAGGAGTTTCATCTTCTCCTCCAGCCTGAAGGGAAAATCCATGGTCTTTGAGCATGTGTTTGTAGACCTGAGTTTGTAA